Proteins encoded within one genomic window of Brachybacterium muris:
- a CDS encoding ABC transporter permease — protein MTAATPTTAVADEIPAVPSLPARRPLPRWAIGVLGTLAVIAGWWILAGTVLSGAGAAEGGAIPTPGAILAQLAADGWTYYSRNASVTLAEAGLGYLLGNALALLLAAVVMLVPALERIITQLGVISYCLPLVAIGPIIFIVLGPPASGAPSGTAVVLAALSVFFTTLVGSILGLRSADKAALDVITVYGGTRLTQLRKVQIISALPSVLNSLKIAAPGALLGAVLGEYVGGVDRGLGPAMVNAQQSLEIERVWGVAIVCGLLAGVAFAILALVARFATPWSTGTEGGRS, from the coding sequence ATGACCGCTGCCACCCCCACCACCGCCGTCGCGGACGAGATCCCCGCCGTCCCCTCCCTGCCCGCCCGTCGGCCGCTGCCCCGCTGGGCGATTGGCGTGCTCGGCACCCTCGCCGTGATCGCCGGGTGGTGGATCCTCGCCGGCACGGTGCTCTCCGGGGCCGGGGCGGCCGAGGGCGGTGCGATCCCCACCCCCGGCGCGATCCTCGCCCAGCTCGCGGCCGACGGGTGGACCTACTACTCCCGCAACGCCTCGGTCACCCTCGCGGAGGCGGGCCTCGGCTACCTCCTCGGCAACGCCCTCGCGCTGCTGCTCGCCGCGGTGGTGATGCTGGTGCCCGCGCTCGAGCGGATCATCACCCAGCTGGGCGTCATCAGCTACTGCCTGCCGCTGGTCGCGATCGGTCCGATCATCTTCATCGTCCTCGGTCCGCCCGCCTCCGGCGCCCCCTCCGGGACCGCCGTCGTCCTCGCCGCCCTGTCGGTCTTCTTCACGACCCTGGTCGGCTCCATCCTGGGCCTCAGGAGCGCCGACAAGGCGGCGCTGGACGTCATCACCGTCTACGGCGGCACCCGCCTCACCCAGCTGCGCAAGGTCCAGATCATCTCCGCCCTGCCCAGCGTCCTGAACTCCCTGAAGATCGCCGCGCCCGGCGCGCTGCTCGGCGCGGTGCTCGGCGAGTACGTCGGCGGCGTCGACCGGGGCCTGGGCCCTGCGATGGTCAACGCCCAGCAGTCCCTCGAGATCGAGCGCGTGTGGGGCGTGGCCATCGTGTGCGGCCTGCTCGCCGGCGTCGCCTTCGCGATCCTCGCGCTCGTCGCCCGTTTCGCCACCCCCTGGTCCACCGGCACCGAAGGAGGCAGGTCCTGA
- a CDS encoding ABC transporter permease, producing the protein MTHALKSLSRSTLGVAISLAVVLAIWAGGLRILDVSSFIGKGPLDVFGHLALDEDAAAHRAAVLGNLGITLADAAIGFVAGLALAMIVAAGFTLVRGVEDALLPLAMLLRSVPLVAMAPILILIFGRGTATVAAMGGIVVLFPALVTIVLGLRSASPAMIDVISVFGGSRFTAFRAVAVPASLPALFTALRISIPGALTGALLAEWLATGQGIGYQIVSDVSRARYESVWASVVVVTAASLLLYGIVSVLERLVLRRMGQTV; encoded by the coding sequence ATGACCCACGCCCTGAAGTCCCTCTCCCGCTCCACCCTCGGCGTGGCGATCTCCCTCGCCGTGGTCCTCGCCATCTGGGCCGGCGGCCTGCGGATCCTGGACGTCTCCAGCTTCATCGGCAAGGGCCCGCTGGACGTGTTCGGCCACCTCGCGCTGGACGAGGACGCCGCCGCCCACCGCGCCGCCGTGCTCGGCAACCTCGGCATCACCCTCGCCGACGCGGCGATCGGCTTCGTGGCGGGGCTGGCGCTGGCGATGATCGTCGCGGCCGGGTTCACCCTGGTCCGCGGGGTGGAGGACGCCCTGCTGCCGCTGGCCATGCTGCTGCGCTCCGTGCCGCTGGTCGCGATGGCGCCGATCCTCATACTGATCTTCGGCCGCGGCACCGCGACCGTCGCCGCCATGGGCGGGATCGTCGTGCTGTTCCCCGCGCTGGTGACGATCGTGCTCGGCCTGCGCTCCGCCTCCCCGGCCATGATCGACGTGATCTCAGTGTTCGGCGGCAGCCGGTTCACCGCTTTCCGTGCCGTGGCCGTGCCCGCTTCGCTGCCCGCCCTGTTCACCGCGCTGCGCATCTCCATCCCGGGAGCGCTGACCGGGGCGCTGCTGGCGGAGTGGCTCGCCACCGGTCAGGGCATCGGCTACCAGATCGTCTCGGACGTCTCCCGCGCCCGCTACGAGAGCGTGTGGGCGTCGGTCGTGGTCGTCACCGCCGCGTCCCTGCTCCTCTACGGCATCGTCTCCGTGCTCGAGCGGCTCGTGCTGCGCCGCATGGGCCAGACGGTCTGA